In the genome of Xenopus laevis strain J_2021 chromosome 1S, Xenopus_laevis_v10.1, whole genome shotgun sequence, one region contains:
- the vegt.S gene encoding T-box protein VegT-B isoform X2 → MQHDVKSSPDMDSVSSQDSLYLPNSIGASLEDQNLWTQFHQEGTEMIITKSGRRMFPQCKIRLFGLHPYTKYMLLVDFVPLDNFRYKWNKNQWEAAGKAEPHPPCRTYVHPDSPASGAHWMKDPICFQKLKLTNNTLDQQGHIILHSMHRYKPRFHVVQSDDMYNSPWGLVQVFSFPETEFTAVTAYQNEKITKLKINHNPFAKGFREQERSHKRDDVLKTLQQSPSKSQKRKKWEDSPEADISDFPKATRIKEESIMDPAGVYQNWVSDHEANQGLTPHSPESEGVNQEQQVPTSSSNFYIKSQYRRSSQHLSSPYDLGEPSSRRLTPDVATVPDSDPDSLAVLHVIPTQNSAQERTCSMNFSMETPMKQPLRGAIYSPYGTEQWMVPAQGPYQPVSYTAYPTDLSAQGAVAHPHSGMSDWSQYSLFPYSCW, encoded by the exons ATGCAGCACG ATGTAAAGTCTTCCCCAGACATGGACAGTgtctccagccaagactccctCTACCTGCCCAACTCTATTGGTGCCTCCCTGGAAGACCAAAATCTCTGGACCCAGTTCCACCAGGAGGGGACAGAGATGATCATCACTAAGTCTGGAAG GAGGATGTTTCCTCAGTGTAAGATCCGGCTCTTTGGTCTTCATCCTTATACCAAGTACATGCTGCTGGTGGACTTTGTTCCTCTGGACAACTTCAGGTATAAG TGGAATAAGAACCAGTGGGAAGCAGCAGGCAAAGCAGAACCTCACCCACCCTGCAGGACGTATGTCCACCCAGACTCGCCTGCCTCTGGTGCCCACTGGATGAAGGATCCAATCTGCTTCCAGAAGCTCAAACTCACCAATAACACACTGGATCAACAAGGCCAT ATTATCTTGCATTCAATGCATCGCTACAAGCCCAGGTTCCATGTTGTTCAGTCTGATGACATGTACAATTCTCCATGGGGATTGGTGCAGGTGTTTAGCTTCCCAGAGACTGAGTTCACTGCAGTAACTGCCTACCAGAATGAAAAG aTTACTAAACTAAAAATTAATCACAACCCATTTGCTAAAGGATTCCGGGAGCAAGAAAGGAGTCACAAGAG ggaTGATGTCTTAAAGACTCTACAACAAAGTCCCAGTAAGAGCCAGAAGAGGAAGAAGTGGGAGGACAGTCCCGAGGCTGATATTTCAG ATTTCCCCAAGGCTACACGCATTAAGGAGGAATCCATTATGGATCCAGCAGGAGTTTACCAGAACTGGGTTTCAGATCATGAGGCTAACCAAGGCTTGACACCCCACTCCCCTGAGTCTGAGGGTGTCAATCAGGAGCAGCAGGTCCCCACATCTTCCTCGAACTTCTATATCAA GAGCCAATATCGAAGGAGTTCCCAACATCTTTCCTCACCATATGATTTGGGAGAGCCCTCTAGCAGACGTCTTACCCCTGATGTTGCTACAGTGCCGGATTCTGATCCAGATTCTTTAGCAGTGCTTCATGTCATTCCAACACAGAATTCTGCTCAGGAACGCACATGTTCTATGAACTTTTCCATGGAAACCCCAATGAAACAGCCCCTCCGGGGTGCCATATACAGCCCTTATGGAACAGAGCAGTGGATGGTTCCAGCTCAAGGTCCATATCAGCCTGTCAGCTATACTGCATACCCAACAGACTTAAGTGCACAAGGAGCAGTAGCTCACCCACATAGTGGGATGTCGGACTGGAGCCAATATTCTCTCTTCCCCTACAGCTGCTGGTAA
- the vegt.S gene encoding T-box protein VegT-B isoform X1 — MTSLADVKSSPDMDSVSSQDSLYLPNSIGASLEDQNLWTQFHQEGTEMIITKSGRRMFPQCKIRLFGLHPYTKYMLLVDFVPLDNFRYKWNKNQWEAAGKAEPHPPCRTYVHPDSPASGAHWMKDPICFQKLKLTNNTLDQQGHIILHSMHRYKPRFHVVQSDDMYNSPWGLVQVFSFPETEFTAVTAYQNEKITKLKINHNPFAKGFREQERSHKRDDVLKTLQQSPSKSQKRKKWEDSPEADISDFPKATRIKEESIMDPAGVYQNWVSDHEANQGLTPHSPESEGVNQEQQVPTSSSNFYIKSQYRRSSQHLSSPYDLGEPSSRRLTPDVATVPDSDPDSLAVLHVIPTQNSAQERTCSMNFSMETPMKQPLRGAIYSPYGTEQWMVPAQGPYQPVSYTAYPTDLSAQGAVAHPHSGMSDWSQYSLFPYSCW; from the exons ATGACTTCTCTTGCAG ATGTAAAGTCTTCCCCAGACATGGACAGTgtctccagccaagactccctCTACCTGCCCAACTCTATTGGTGCCTCCCTGGAAGACCAAAATCTCTGGACCCAGTTCCACCAGGAGGGGACAGAGATGATCATCACTAAGTCTGGAAG GAGGATGTTTCCTCAGTGTAAGATCCGGCTCTTTGGTCTTCATCCTTATACCAAGTACATGCTGCTGGTGGACTTTGTTCCTCTGGACAACTTCAGGTATAAG TGGAATAAGAACCAGTGGGAAGCAGCAGGCAAAGCAGAACCTCACCCACCCTGCAGGACGTATGTCCACCCAGACTCGCCTGCCTCTGGTGCCCACTGGATGAAGGATCCAATCTGCTTCCAGAAGCTCAAACTCACCAATAACACACTGGATCAACAAGGCCAT ATTATCTTGCATTCAATGCATCGCTACAAGCCCAGGTTCCATGTTGTTCAGTCTGATGACATGTACAATTCTCCATGGGGATTGGTGCAGGTGTTTAGCTTCCCAGAGACTGAGTTCACTGCAGTAACTGCCTACCAGAATGAAAAG aTTACTAAACTAAAAATTAATCACAACCCATTTGCTAAAGGATTCCGGGAGCAAGAAAGGAGTCACAAGAG ggaTGATGTCTTAAAGACTCTACAACAAAGTCCCAGTAAGAGCCAGAAGAGGAAGAAGTGGGAGGACAGTCCCGAGGCTGATATTTCAG ATTTCCCCAAGGCTACACGCATTAAGGAGGAATCCATTATGGATCCAGCAGGAGTTTACCAGAACTGGGTTTCAGATCATGAGGCTAACCAAGGCTTGACACCCCACTCCCCTGAGTCTGAGGGTGTCAATCAGGAGCAGCAGGTCCCCACATCTTCCTCGAACTTCTATATCAA GAGCCAATATCGAAGGAGTTCCCAACATCTTTCCTCACCATATGATTTGGGAGAGCCCTCTAGCAGACGTCTTACCCCTGATGTTGCTACAGTGCCGGATTCTGATCCAGATTCTTTAGCAGTGCTTCATGTCATTCCAACACAGAATTCTGCTCAGGAACGCACATGTTCTATGAACTTTTCCATGGAAACCCCAATGAAACAGCCCCTCCGGGGTGCCATATACAGCCCTTATGGAACAGAGCAGTGGATGGTTCCAGCTCAAGGTCCATATCAGCCTGTCAGCTATACTGCATACCCAACAGACTTAAGTGCACAAGGAGCAGTAGCTCACCCACATAGTGGGATGTCGGACTGGAGCCAATATTCTCTCTTCCCCTACAGCTGCTGGTAA
- the vegt.S gene encoding T-box protein VegT-B translates to MRNCCRERGFSVGRLEPETSFSCASDVKSSPDMDSVSSQDSLYLPNSIGASLEDQNLWTQFHQEGTEMIITKSGRRMFPQCKIRLFGLHPYTKYMLLVDFVPLDNFRYKWNKNQWEAAGKAEPHPPCRTYVHPDSPASGAHWMKDPICFQKLKLTNNTLDQQGHIILHSMHRYKPRFHVVQSDDMYNSPWGLVQVFSFPETEFTAVTAYQNEKITKLKINHNPFAKGFREQERSHKRDDVLKTLQQSPSKSQKRKKWEDSPEADISDFPKATRIKEESIMDPAGVYQNWVSDHEANQGLTPHSPESEGVNQEQQVPTSSSNFYIKSQYRRSSQHLSSPYDLGEPSSRRLTPDVATVPDSDPDSLAVLHVIPTQNSAQERTCSMNFSMETPMKQPLRGAIYSPYGTEQWMVPAQGPYQPVSYTAYPTDLSAQGAVAHPHSGMSDWSQYSLFPYSCW, encoded by the exons ATGAGAAACTGCTGTCGGGAACGTGGATTCTCTGTGGGGCGTCTGGAACCAGAGACTTCCTTTAGCTGTGCATCAG ATGTAAAGTCTTCCCCAGACATGGACAGTgtctccagccaagactccctCTACCTGCCCAACTCTATTGGTGCCTCCCTGGAAGACCAAAATCTCTGGACCCAGTTCCACCAGGAGGGGACAGAGATGATCATCACTAAGTCTGGAAG GAGGATGTTTCCTCAGTGTAAGATCCGGCTCTTTGGTCTTCATCCTTATACCAAGTACATGCTGCTGGTGGACTTTGTTCCTCTGGACAACTTCAGGTATAAG TGGAATAAGAACCAGTGGGAAGCAGCAGGCAAAGCAGAACCTCACCCACCCTGCAGGACGTATGTCCACCCAGACTCGCCTGCCTCTGGTGCCCACTGGATGAAGGATCCAATCTGCTTCCAGAAGCTCAAACTCACCAATAACACACTGGATCAACAAGGCCAT ATTATCTTGCATTCAATGCATCGCTACAAGCCCAGGTTCCATGTTGTTCAGTCTGATGACATGTACAATTCTCCATGGGGATTGGTGCAGGTGTTTAGCTTCCCAGAGACTGAGTTCACTGCAGTAACTGCCTACCAGAATGAAAAG aTTACTAAACTAAAAATTAATCACAACCCATTTGCTAAAGGATTCCGGGAGCAAGAAAGGAGTCACAAGAG ggaTGATGTCTTAAAGACTCTACAACAAAGTCCCAGTAAGAGCCAGAAGAGGAAGAAGTGGGAGGACAGTCCCGAGGCTGATATTTCAG ATTTCCCCAAGGCTACACGCATTAAGGAGGAATCCATTATGGATCCAGCAGGAGTTTACCAGAACTGGGTTTCAGATCATGAGGCTAACCAAGGCTTGACACCCCACTCCCCTGAGTCTGAGGGTGTCAATCAGGAGCAGCAGGTCCCCACATCTTCCTCGAACTTCTATATCAA GAGCCAATATCGAAGGAGTTCCCAACATCTTTCCTCACCATATGATTTGGGAGAGCCCTCTAGCAGACGTCTTACCCCTGATGTTGCTACAGTGCCGGATTCTGATCCAGATTCTTTAGCAGTGCTTCATGTCATTCCAACACAGAATTCTGCTCAGGAACGCACATGTTCTATGAACTTTTCCATGGAAACCCCAATGAAACAGCCCCTCCGGGGTGCCATATACAGCCCTTATGGAACAGAGCAGTGGATGGTTCCAGCTCAAGGTCCATATCAGCCTGTCAGCTATACTGCATACCCAACAGACTTAAGTGCACAAGGAGCAGTAGCTCACCCACATAGTGGGATGTCGGACTGGAGCCAATATTCTCTCTTCCCCTACAGCTGCTGGTAA